TTGAAAAgtattgtaataaatgtaaaatagtgAATGTTAATTTCACAATAAGtgagtaaaaatattattttgctgCATTCAGTCACAAATTAGAACCTTTAAATCTCAACCTTAACTTTAACAACTGCCTGTTGATGCCGTTTAACCATATAAGCTAAAATAATGACAGGGTTTAGGGCAGATTAAGGGTGAGGACTGAGCAGGAGGTCTAAACAGTGGGTTTTGGTGAACATCGACTGAGGACTGCCACGAGGAAACCTGAGTGCAACGTCATGCtgacgtggtgtgtgtgtgttgagctctGGGTTCAGTGGAGCAGTGAAACAGAAATGTGCCAGAGACCGGGGACAAGTTTCACTTCAGAGCTCCTCTGGTGCTTTTCCTGTGAAGGTCCTGCGCAGACTGATAACAGAAACCAAAACAACTGCAGCTGAGCCCACACGTCAGACTCGCGCGAGCAGATAAACACACCAGCCCCAGCCTTAAAGCACAGTTTCAGATGTCTGTACTTTCCTCTGTCCCTCTGCATTTCGAGAGTTTGTTAGTCAGGCTTGTTGTGAAAGCGTCAGCCTCGCTTCTCgttttttgtttgtgtgaacTTTAGAGAGGCTCCCTGAGCTGGACCTGCTCTGTGGCCTGCTGTCACTCCACTGCAGACCACGCCCCCTCCACCTCCTATTGGCTGGAAGGGACCGTGAGTAAAAACACACTCTGCCACGACAAAAGCAGACTACTGCTCGTGTTTCGAAATTAATCTcctgaacaaaacaaaaaaaaagaaaagtagaaaaaCACTTTCTAAACCTTAAGGCATGATTAACGATTATATTATTAATACCAGGCGAGTTATGTGTCACCACACTTattatttatgctttaaaaaacaGAACACAGACCGGACTCTCCCGTtccattatcagcctgtagttatattttgtacatatatatatatatatatatatatatatatatatatatatatatatatatatatatatatatatatatatatatatatatatatatatatatttcacttcTATAATAACACATACAAATAAAAAGAGCttataataaagtaattaaaacaTCTTTAAGCGAGCAGAAATCACGGTCTCccctcacacactaacactagCTCCGtcccatagacacacacacacacacacacacactggtgtccCGCCACAGTCTGAAGCAGCTAAAGCGCGTAACCAGATATTCAAAAACAATACGTAATCCCACAATGCAGCGCGCGCGCTCGTCCACTCGCAGCATTACCTCATCCCGTGAGCCTCCGCGCGCCGAAAGAATCTTCTGGTGGTCGTCTAGGCAACGCGCCACGGCTCGGCCCCCTCGACGCCCATAGCCAATCAGAGGCCGCGGTCATGACATCACCATCGGACCCCTATTTTTAGTGTGGCAGCGGCGGCAGATAAGGTTGGAGAGCGCGGCGGAGGAGCTCACAGCACACACGGGACAGGGAGAGGGAggtacggagagagagagagagagaaagagcggagAGGagtttaaaacagagaaacaacACACACAGTAGTCCCGTGAACAGACTGACAGCGCGAGAGAGGCGCAAGACCTCGTAGTTCCGACTGTTTTTACaacttttttcaaactttttcctCTCGCGGGacaacgagagacagagagagagaggacgaggCTCGAGAAGTTTGGGAAGCGGCTGCTAGCTCCTGCCCTTCTCCTCTTCTATTCTGAGAGACAACACTTCATTCACCAAGAGAGGCGAGCGCTTCTGAGTCGGACTTCCAGCTGAACTCCtcacacagtgagagagagctGTGGTGAAGATCTCTACCGCTCGCTGGTGAGTGAAACGGCTCCTCCACTCTCAGACAAAGTTTTGGTTTCTCCTTCTATGTCGACCAAGATGGAAACTACTTTCTACGACGACTCGCTGAGCGCAGCCTTTTCGCAGCACGACGCCGCCGCTTTCGGATACAACGCCAAGGTGCTGAAGCACAGCATGACGCTCAACCTCACCGACCCGGCCGGCACGCTCAAGCCGCACCTGCGGGCCAAGGCCAGCGACCTCCTCACGTCGCCGGACGTGGGCTTGCTTAAGCTGGCCTCTCCGGAGCTCGAGCGGCTCATCATCCAGTCCAGCAACGGGCTCATCACCACCACGCCCACGCCCACCCAGTTCCTGTGCCCCAAGAATGTCACGGACGAGCAGGAGGGCTTCGCGGAGGGCTTCGTGCGGGCCCTGGCCGAGCTGCACCACCAGCACATGCCCGGGACCTCGGCGCCCCCTCAGACCAGCACCACGGTCAACAGCTCCATGGCGGCGGCCCCGGCCGCGGCAGCCTACAGCTCGGCCCCGCCGCGCGCCGACCCGCCGGTCTACGCGGACCTGAGCACCTTTAACCCTGCCATCAGCAGCAGCGCGGCCCCGGGCTTCCCTGCCGTCAGCTACACCACCACGGCGCCTCAGCCCCTGGCGCCTCCACCACAACAGCAACAGGCGCCACAGCCGCTCCCCGTCCAGCACCCGCGGCTACAGGCACTCAAGGAGGAGCCGCAGACGGTGCCCGAGATGCCCGGGGAGACCCCGCCGCTGTCGCCCATCGACATGGAGAGCCAGGAGCGCATCAAGGCCGAGCGCAAGCGCATGCGTAACCGCATCGCCGCGTCCAAGTGCCGCAAGAGGAAGCTGGAGCGCATCTCACGCCTGGAGGACAAGGTGAAGACGCTCAAGTCTCAGAACTCCGAGCTCGCGTCTACGGCCAACATGCTGCGCGAGCAGGTGGCCCAGCTCAAGCAGAAAGTCATGAACCACGTGAACAGCGGCTGCCAGCTGATGTTGACGCAGCAGCTGCAGACCTTCTGAAGCGGGAACTCCAAGGAGCTGCAGAGAGGGCGCCGAGGAAAGAAGGGACAAACGGGCTGAAAGGACACGCTTGTGTAAAAGGGGCTGTGCACCAGAGCCTGCGGCGACGGGGGGCCGGTGAAGCCGTAAAGTGCTCCAGGACTGTCCCGGGGACCCTGTCTGGCCGCGTGCCGTGCAAAAGGACGTCCAGATGTGGAGCTTACCAGACCTCCACCAAGCTGGGTCCACAGCACCAGACAGCATGAAAGACTCACTCTGTTACTTTTATTACTGTTGTTTTCTAATGACGAAAGAAAGAGACTCAACCTTGTTCACTTTGACCAAGTCGTGCATGGACCGAAGCGTACAGGCGCACTCAGTATTAGAAAAAGAGAACTGCATTAGGGACTCTGCTCGGCCCATGTTGGCGGGCCACAGCAGGAAGTTGCGTCCtataaagttaaaaaaagacCCTTTGATAAGAGCTGCCTGACTTCTGAGTTGCAAAATGTCATTTTTGTTCTTCAGATGAATCAAATCGACGTTATTTGAGTTAGTCAAGCTTTCGACTTTTCTTTCGAAGTTTCTTTTTCTAAAAAGTTTCTTAATGAGGTTTCACTCATTGTTATTTGTAAATAAGATCAACAGGGAGTACTTAAGTTTACCATTTGTAATAAAAAGTGCTACgtaattttttatgtttgttttctgAGCTGATCAGAAACTAATCAATATTTATGAACTGTAATAAAGGATGTCAAACGAAAACAATGGGTCTGTTGTGTCTGTAAATGGAACAAACATGTTGAAACATGTCATTCAGAGCCACTATTGACTAATGCTTCACTTCACACACACAGTCTTGAAGGTTCAGGTTTGTCTAGTGTAGCCATGCTCCAACAACGTCCACCTTACAACTTTACAAAAGTTACACACAGAATAAACAGACTACACACTACTATAGTAAAGACTATGTAGCACAGACATTTTCAAttaaaataactatatatatatttaacatttaaatgagTACTAAAGTGGGACATGCAGCCTTCAGCACTATTTCAGTTCCTCAAGTGTTGTATAGTAGTTATAAATTCACAGTGTAGTGTAACATTAATATATGATATACACTAACATTAGGTATTGGCTAACTGTATCTACAGAGATAGCCAGTAATATTGAGGTATTCATTTGAACTTGGCAGGTAGTcacaaatagcaaataaatacatTAGAAATAAACAACAGATTAATAAGTTGTTTAAAGaccaaacaataaacaaaacaaaatacgaTATAATGTATACAAATGAAACAGCAATGCATCTACACTATCAAAAAGTATTGTTTATCATGTGTTTCAACAATAGAGCAGGAATTGCATCAGATTAAAGCCTACTGCTATTATAATCAATATTACATTTCGTCTTTGAACATGTAGGTATATGATGATCCTGCAGCTCTACTCTATAAAATGTACTTTGGACAAGGTCTTCTACAAGAACAACCTCATACACACCAGTTTCTTTAAAacgacattttttttaaacctgggaCAATGTGCCACTAGAGGGCGCCGTTGTCCCTCTTTTGCTAGGTCACGCCGGAGTCTAGTTTGATCCTGGAGTAAACACTCCCTCTGCTGTTCAGTAAAATACACCAGTGTAAACTCATGAGCACTTTATAAAACGTGTTCAACTGTAATGTGGAACAATTAGGCTGAAGGAGAAGAAGGCAGGTAGGCTACACTGCCCTGTCCTAATGTAAAAGAAAGTACTTTGTCTCCTTCACCTAAGCAGTCTTTAAAGGATCCTAGAATACTATAGAGTGGTTTAcgtttaatattaacattaacctGAACAGAACAGGTATATCAAACAATTCTAACAtacttaaacaaataaataaatcaataaataaagctGCCTTTAAGGTTCGGGTTTTAAAAGCTGTGATTAGAAAGCCAGTGAACTGCACTAGTTCCTTTGTTAAATCTGATTCAGTCCTTATCATGCAACATTAATGGTCTTTCTCTGCCCAAACTTGGTAAAGGGTGACATCATGCCGGAAAGCGGCACCTACATGACCATATAAGGAAACACAAGGGTCGGAAGATCTACGCCATCAGGCCGTGGAGTGGGCGTGGCTTACGGGAAGTGGAACTCCTCGGACTGATCTGCCCCGCGCGCTGGAGCGCGAGAGAGGGGGGAGAAGAAGCTTTCtgattaaaataaacacacaacacGCGCTCAACTCCCATACATTTAACTCAACACCAGCTAAGTTAACATGTACACATGTAGTCCACCAAAGACTGGCAAATATACAACACACAGCAGCCTAAAAAACACACCAACAAGTTTACATGTTCTGCGTTATTTGCGCAGCATAggctatagaaaaaaaaaacatttataatagaaACTGTCATTGCAGTGTATCTAGAATTAATGAAACTCTAATGCAAGTCCATTTGAATTCAGATTAGTATTGAATATCTATAAACCCACTAACGCGCCTGACGGAACGTAACGAAACACTGAGTAAAAACCAGTTAGTTCAGTATGATTTATTCTAATACTTATGTACAAATCCAAAATATACAGTCTGATGAAAAAAAGCCCCTGTTAAAACGACGTATTTGGTGATTTtctaaatgtgaaaaataataataacaatcctCTTCAGGAAACTTACTTCTTTTCACAAATTTTAAAGCACAattcctgtttatttatttatttattatttattaagaactGTAAATTTATTACATGTATGTTTACTGGTGCTGTCAAGAGATTTGAAAACTAATCTAATTGCATGCTCTAGagtgaataaatataaatgaatcaCATTTATCAAATTACAAAACATTTAAAGCAGAGGGTCACACATGCCAGatgttttcagatttttattaggTTCTAGGCTAatcaaatatgtttaaaaagttaCTACACTCAAAGATGTGTTCTTAAATTAAAAGCTGAAATATATTTCTCTGTCATATTACAGTATACTAGAGctttttaaaatgcttaaaaattagATGTAAATATGAACTGAATTTTGATATTTGGCCGTATTTGGGCAAATATATttagtaaagtccaaataaaataaaatagttaaaaaaaatatgtaagtcAATACAGTGAGTTATTCTGTCATTTGTCATTTATACTATCTACCCTGGGACGTTATTATAAAGCCCAAAATGGCAGACagctaactggcaatgctaactgtttttactgaatttatgattGGTGTTtgttaacagatggatggcactgtgatgattagattagtaggttctggtctttgatatgatatgtgtattATGCCTACATTTCACTCAAGTCTTTAGTTATTAAACCCAGAACATCGGAACACAGCTAGCGGCTCAATGTAAGCTAATAGCCAAACTCAGCAGCAAGGATTGGAGGGTGTTAGCTTGTTTGCAATTTCTGAGTTGATTTATTTGCTGATTTTACTGTCCAGGCATAGAATGAGTTCTGCTGGTTGATGTGGTATGTGTATGATgtctggtcttcagttatgaaggTCAGAACATAGGCACGGACAAAGGGGGCCAAGCTGATTCATTTCGTTCAATTCCATCACGTTACTGTGACCAGAACTGTAGTGCTGGGTCAAAGGGCAACAAGAAAGGCAATTAATAAGgaaacatttttaaacacattattttcttgtgattaattaatcaaaGCGTACTGCTCAAAACTTTCAGATCACTTGCAAATTtccctcttaaaaaaaaaaaaacaaaataaaaatgttagagGTCTATTTTGCATATAGCCATATTATCAGCAATTTTCAGTTTGCTGCTTTAATATACCTGTATGTCTACTATTCTAAGTTCACAATGTAATAAGGCTAATTGATTATTGGGATACCCTTTTTCAACTTGGAGAAGAGGCGACTTCAGGATGCTAAACTAAATGGCAGATTTGCTCATGAAAGGCCATACCTCCCTGCTACAAAATCCAGCTAAAGAGGAGCTGGTCACAAagaaaaaacataccctatgatGGGAGTCTACCTTGTTAACTAGCCCTTGACCAGcatacagtatagggtatgttaatTCTGGATGATCAACTGGTCTAGAGCTGGAATTTTTACCAGGGCTCACACTGGCCAGTAAAAAGAAAAGGCTGGATGGACTGAAGAGAAAAGTGGAAACTGGGGGATTGGAAGAAGGTGTTGTGGAGAGATGAGTCCATGTTTGTGGTCTTTTGATCAAAAgaagaatatatataatatatatgcacacatacacagGCAAAACACAGGTAGGCCGATTGGCCCAGAAACAATTGTGCTAAATGATTCTATAAATTTAAGGTCTAATGAtctaatgataatataataacacaATAATGCAACTATACCCTTGTAAGGAGCAATGCACATCTACTTTCttaagaatatttagacattataaatgaaagatgggttttacatttcctaaataaataagacattttgacattttaaacAGCCAAAATACCAGCTTACAATAATGGGTTCACCTTGCAAAGTAACTTATTGATAAAGTATTGAGATTATGcttatatattgtacaataattaaataacaatGTGTTTAGTGCAAAAGTACCTAGATATGAATtttgaataatataatatattatttaaataataatacaaaataatattaacTATTAAGGTAAGCATGACCTGGGATATTGTCTTGCGCAAACACAAATGCTTGGTTACAGTAGTCATGAAGCAGCAAATTACTTAGTACATGAAACTTAAGTAAAGAGGGTGATCTGGACATTACACTACTAGAAAACAATAGCCTATTGTTTCCATATATATATTACTAAAGCCTAGAATGTTTATAACAATCGTTTAAAGGATTTCCAGTAAAGACTTTACACTTTACCTGTGTTTCTCTTATATTTATCTGTGTTTCCTCTATATCTGGTTGCTAAGAGATATTTGAATGCTTGGCAATAAATAAGACAGAAGCCATTTTATGCAGCTACTTACTACTATGTTCAGAGCTCTCTGCACATCTTCAGGTGGTACTGTATTTAAATTTCGGGTCTTATCATTTATGAACAGTGAGGAGCATGGGATCAACCAAGTTCACAAATCCTTATGCTCTTGAAGTGATCCGGACAAAGGAGAAAGAGCTAGTTGGTGGCATCTCCAACACTGAAGACTTATTGGATCTTCTCGTTGCTAATGGAGTCCTTCTACCTGAGAGCAGGGTTCTGGTGTCCAGTATCGCAGCACGAGACGAGAAGAACTCCAGAATGCTCAGCATTCTGGTCTCGCGAGGAGAACGAGCATGCCGGATCTTCTTTTACCCCTGCCTGAAGAGTGCCGAACCTGACCTGTATCAGAGCGTGAAGACATATGTAAGTGGACTAAATCAAAACATTAAGGACACACGAAGGCAGCTGATCGGGTATCTTCTAGAGAAAGATTGTAAggggagtaaaataaaaaagaaaataaacacagacCATTCTAATGAGACTTTAAATCATGAATCAAAAAGGGCTGAGGAACCTGTCTCTTCAGAAGGATTAGAGAAGAACTCTACTAAACTCACCTCAAAAGATATACTGAAAGCAGTGTCTACTGGTGACCTATCCCTGCTACAGGCACTTCTAAAAGAAACTGTTATCAGTGACAGAAACTCATCAAGTGATACTCTCCTACACATTGCTGCAGATCATGGTCAAGTGGCGGTTATAAATTTTTTGCTCCGTAAGGGAGCAAAACTGGATATAAGGGACCACCAAGGTCGCACTGCCCTACATAGGGCTGCAGAGGCTGGCCACATGGCTGCCTCCATGGCTCTTGTTAGGGCTGGAGCAGATATCCACGCCAAGGACCAGGCCTCCAAAACGCCCCAACATTTAGCTGCACAAAATGGTCATATAAATACTGTCAAATCACTGATAGCGGAGGAAGCAAAAAGCTGCAAAAATCAGACTACATTCCTGCACATGGCTGCAATGGAAGATGACCCGGTACTGGCCGACATTTTGCTGAAGAACGGCGCATCAGCAGACGCTCAAGACAGCCAAAGGAAGACACCCTTGTTTTATGCCATAAGCTGCGGGCACGAGAAAACAGCTGCTGTGCTGCTTCAGGCTGGTGCACAGGTTAATTCTGCAATCATCGAGGCAGCGTTTGACTTAAATAGGGAGTCTGTGCTGTCTCTGCTTTTGAGAAACATCAAGAACAGAATGTCTCAAAATGAGCTAAAGACTATTCTGTTTAAAGCAGTAAAGAGAAATTTGGATGGGGTTGTGGCTGCCCTCATTGAAATCGGAATAGATGTAAATGTGCGCGATGAACTGGGCTACACACCACTGCTTCTGGCCACAGAGCTGAGGAATGTGGAAGTGTTCAAAATGCTGGTCTCTAAAAAAGCCCACTTGGATAAGAAGCTACCTAACCAGACGTCTGCTCTTCATTTGGCTATCCAGAGTGGGAGTATGCAGATAACACAGGTGTGTGCACAATTTGAGTATAAGGTATTATTTAGTGTTTATAGGGTGTTTAAAAATTATGTAtatctacagtactgtgcaaaagttttaggcaccaaagcaaattacactaatccatttatctcagcaatatgagtgtttatGACTGAAAAAGGGACCACATATGAtctaaacagatgcaaataaacatacatacagtaaaacgaaaCAAGGAAtattcatttttaactaagtatgttatatcctgtgagccaagctgaagaacaaagtgtagttccagatttttCCTGGATGCTTCTCagccagcagctcacctgatttaccaaatgtaccaatttaccaaaccaggtgttgatatgatgagaactagaaataacttagatgaggagagattaggagatgttttaaggaaaacagttctataaaagcactgctttttgtaaaattgctgtttgtatttattgtaatgctagtgttttactgagctaataaacacttaactCACAGACAAGAAGCTTTTACTTTATTGAAATTCCCagaggtgcctaaaacatttgcacaatgtaTGTATGAGaaataaaatgttgaaatgtCCCTTATATATTTTTGCCTATAGATATTACTGGACAAGGGTATGGACCCCAACATAACCGGCCCCAAAGACCAGACACCTCTGCATCTTAGTGCCCTGTACAACCAGCCTACTCTGATGGCTCTGCTGCTCCGCAAAGGAGCTCAAGTCGACGCTGTCACTCAAGATGGCCTGACTGCCCTTCATCTTGCCAGCCAGTGTGGGCACACAGAGGCAGTGGCCCAGCTGTTGGAGGGAAAAGCTGACGTGCACGCTTGGGACCGACAGAGCAGGACAGCCCTACACTGTGCAGCTGCTCAAGGTGAGGCAGGTGTCATAAAACTACTCCTCTATGCCGGAGCCGATGCCAACGCTGctgagaaggagaagaagactCCATTACACCTAGCAGCAACAGCAGGGCACGCTGAGGCCACCTCCACCCTGCTGGCTGGGAAGGCTAATGGTGCAGCTAAAGATATGGATGGCTGTTCGGCCCTGCATTACGCTGCTGGTAATGGGCATGAAAGTGTAGCTGCCACTCTCCTCACCTCTGGGAAGAATAAAAACGTGGATGATAGAAACGTGTGGAGGAGGACTCCTCTACATTTGGCAGCAGAGCACGGGCAAGACATCCTGGTGGATTTGCTACTGGAAAAACAAGCCAAGATCAATGCCATGGACAACAATAAAGACACGCCACTGCATTCTGCATGTCGTGGAGGGCACGTAGACACAGTGCAGAGATTAGTAAACTGGACTCAGGGGCAGAGAGCAAACCTGCATGCCACTAACAACGTGAAGAAAACAGCCCTAC
This genomic interval from Astyanax mexicanus isolate ESR-SI-001 chromosome 1, AstMex3_surface, whole genome shotgun sequence contains the following:
- the LOC103027150 gene encoding CARD- and ANK-domain containing inflammasome adapter protein, giving the protein MGSTKFTNPYALEVIRTKEKELVGGISNTEDLLDLLVANGVLLPESRVLVSSIAARDEKNSRMLSILVSRGERACRIFFYPCLKSAEPDLYQSVKTYVSGLNQNIKDTRRQLIGYLLEKDCKGSKIKKKINTDHSNETLNHESKRAEEPVSSEGLEKNSTKLTSKDILKAVSTGDLSLLQALLKETVISDRNSSSDTLLHIAADHGQVAVINFLLRKGAKLDIRDHQGRTALHRAAEAGHMAASMALVRAGADIHAKDQASKTPQHLAAQNGHINTVKSLIAEEAKSCKNQTTFLHMAAMEDDPVLADILLKNGASADAQDSQRKTPLFYAISCGHEKTAAVLLQAGAQVNSAIIEAAFDLNRESVLSLLLRNIKNRMSQNELKTILFKAVKRNLDGVVAALIEIGIDVNVRDELGYTPLLLATELRNVEVFKMLVSKKAHLDKKLPNQTSALHLAIQSGSMQITQILLDKGMDPNITGPKDQTPLHLSALYNQPTLMALLLRKGAQVDAVTQDGLTALHLASQCGHTEAVAQLLEGKADVHAWDRQSRTALHCAAAQGEAGVIKLLLYAGADANAAEKEKKTPLHLAATAGHAEATSTLLAGKANGAAKDMDGCSALHYAAGNGHESVAATLLTSGKNKNVDDRNVWRRTPLHLAAEHGQDILVDLLLEKQAKINAMDNNKDTPLHSACRGGHVDTVQRLVNWTQGQRANLHATNNVKKTALQVAESEDSPNHQSIATLLKKKMFIIK
- the jun gene encoding transcription factor AP-1 yields the protein MSTKMETTFYDDSLSAAFSQHDAAAFGYNAKVLKHSMTLNLTDPAGTLKPHLRAKASDLLTSPDVGLLKLASPELERLIIQSSNGLITTTPTPTQFLCPKNVTDEQEGFAEGFVRALAELHHQHMPGTSAPPQTSTTVNSSMAAAPAAAAYSSAPPRADPPVYADLSTFNPAISSSAAPGFPAVSYTTTAPQPLAPPPQQQQAPQPLPVQHPRLQALKEEPQTVPEMPGETPPLSPIDMESQERIKAERKRMRNRIAASKCRKRKLERISRLEDKVKTLKSQNSELASTANMLREQVAQLKQKVMNHVNSGCQLMLTQQLQTF